A stretch of the uncultured Desulfobacter sp. genome encodes the following:
- a CDS encoding farnesyl diphosphate synthase — MSTFDLSGYLSRNRKLVDDALISIFEKLDRQRELVQAMTHSLMAGGKRVRPALALATAHALGADPLIALPASCAIEMIHTYSLIHDDLPGMDDDDLRRGVPTCHKQFSEATAILAGDGLLTHAFHILAAPGSCFKVFPGAQTRLILVEKISAAAGINGMVEGQMLDMQAEKNPEALPDDSAEALAHLKKIHRHKTGAMIEVSVASGALSAGADPDAVTALGTYAKNIGLAFQVMDDILNVEGDPKIMGKAVGTDALHDKMTFPAILGLQGSKDFSQQLIANALDALDSYKDKEFKEKSEPLRAIAGYIINRKR, encoded by the coding sequence ATGAGCACTTTTGATCTTTCCGGATATTTATCCCGGAACAGAAAACTGGTTGATGACGCGTTGATAAGCATTTTTGAAAAGCTGGACCGGCAACGTGAGCTTGTCCAGGCCATGACACACTCTTTGATGGCCGGGGGCAAACGGGTGCGCCCTGCCCTGGCGCTGGCAACGGCCCATGCATTAGGTGCAGATCCGCTCATTGCCCTGCCCGCTTCGTGTGCCATTGAAATGATCCATACCTATTCTTTGATCCATGATGATTTACCGGGCATGGATGATGATGATCTGCGCAGGGGTGTGCCGACCTGCCACAAACAATTTTCCGAAGCCACTGCCATTTTGGCCGGTGACGGGCTGTTAACCCATGCCTTTCACATTCTTGCCGCCCCCGGATCATGCTTCAAGGTCTTTCCCGGTGCCCAAACCCGGCTGATTTTAGTGGAAAAAATCTCTGCGGCTGCCGGCATTAACGGCATGGTGGAAGGCCAGATGCTGGATATGCAGGCAGAAAAAAATCCCGAAGCTTTGCCGGATGACAGCGCTGAAGCCCTGGCCCATTTGAAAAAAATCCACCGGCACAAAACCGGTGCCATGATAGAGGTCAGTGTTGCATCCGGGGCACTCAGCGCCGGTGCCGACCCTGACGCGGTGACCGCCTTGGGCACATATGCGAAAAATATCGGGCTTGCCTTCCAGGTGATGGACGACATTTTAAATGTGGAGGGGGATCCCAAAATCATGGGCAAGGCGGTGGGAACCGATGCCCTGCATGATAAGATGACATTTCCTGCCATTTTGGGCCTGCAAGGATCAAAAGACTTTTCACAACAGCTTATAGCCAATGCCCTGGATGCTTTGGACAGTTACAAAGACAAGGAATTTAAGGAAAAAAGCGAGCCGTTACGCGCCATTGCCGGTTACATTATCAACAGGAAACGATGA
- the xseA gene encoding exodeoxyribonuclease VII large subunit, with protein sequence MIPQKDNKVYTVGTLTRQIKNLLEDQYPFLWITGEISNFATPASGHSYFSLKDEAAVISCVIFKGQKRHLKFTPENGMKVKGMARLSLYEPRGTYQLIFEHMEPEGTGALQQAFEQLKAKLSAMGWFDAELKKEIPFLPSKIHVITSGTGAAVRDIIQVAKQRCPSVPLEIIPVKVQGETAEFEIAKAIELANTVNTCDLIIIARGGGSLEDLWAFNTQTVAKAVFESEIPIISGVGHEIDFTIADFVADLRAPTPSAAAQMALPDQAAIVHQILGLQNELNNKIERRLFQLREHITDLRSRLKSPARVVDDFRFRIEDLQSRAFSLVKNQIAHQRERIQWLNRTLAGTLPSIQTHRKDVEDFKANLDYLFGAFLKRCKDRVNEQHVQIETLNPSAVLKRGYSITRSLSGRHVVMDADTVDTDDDIEIILSKGRLDARVVKTYGKKDL encoded by the coding sequence ATGATACCACAGAAAGATAATAAAGTTTACACCGTCGGCACCCTGACAAGACAGATAAAAAACCTGCTGGAGGACCAATATCCTTTTTTATGGATCACAGGTGAGATCTCAAATTTTGCAACGCCGGCTTCAGGTCATTCCTATTTTTCATTAAAAGACGAAGCTGCCGTGATTTCCTGCGTGATTTTTAAAGGGCAAAAACGCCATTTAAAATTCACTCCTGAAAACGGCATGAAAGTCAAAGGCATGGCCCGCCTCTCCCTTTACGAGCCCCGGGGAACTTACCAACTCATTTTTGAACATATGGAGCCCGAGGGCACAGGCGCACTGCAGCAAGCCTTTGAACAGCTTAAAGCCAAGCTGTCAGCCATGGGCTGGTTTGATGCTGAACTCAAAAAAGAGATTCCGTTTTTACCATCGAAAATCCATGTCATCACCTCGGGCACGGGTGCTGCGGTTCGCGACATTATTCAGGTGGCCAAACAGCGCTGCCCAAGTGTTCCCCTTGAAATCATTCCGGTCAAGGTACAAGGAGAGACCGCAGAATTTGAAATTGCCAAGGCCATTGAACTTGCCAACACGGTCAACACCTGTGACCTGATTATCATTGCCCGTGGCGGCGGCTCTTTGGAGGATTTGTGGGCATTTAACACCCAAACCGTGGCAAAGGCGGTTTTTGAATCCGAAATCCCAATCATTTCAGGTGTTGGCCATGAAATTGACTTCACCATTGCCGACTTTGTCGCCGATCTTCGTGCCCCTACCCCATCGGCTGCGGCCCAGATGGCTTTGCCCGACCAGGCTGCGATTGTTCATCAAATCCTTGGGCTGCAAAACGAATTAAACAATAAAATTGAGCGTCGGCTGTTTCAACTGCGCGAACATATAACCGATTTGCGCAGTCGGCTTAAAAGCCCGGCCAGGGTTGTAGACGATTTCAGGTTCCGCATCGAGGATCTGCAATCCAGAGCGTTTTCTCTGGTCAAAAATCAAATTGCCCACCAGCGTGAAAGAATCCAATGGCTTAACCGAACCCTTGCAGGCACCCTGCCCAGCATCCAGACCCATAGAAAGGATGTTGAGGACTTTAAAGCAAATCTGGATTATCTTTTTGGGGCTTTTTTGAAACGATGCAAAGACCGGGTAAACGAACAACATGTCCAAATTGAGACGTTAAATCCGTCAGCCGTATTAAAGCGCGGTTACAGCATCACCCGCAGCCTTTCCGGCCGTCATGTTGTCATGGATGCGGATACGGTTGATACGGACGATGACATTGAAATTATTTTATCTAAAGGACGCCTGGATGCCCGGGTGGTAAAAACATATGGCAAAAAAGACCTTTGA
- the xseB gene encoding exodeoxyribonuclease VII small subunit produces the protein MAKKTFESALKQLETIVKEMESGDLTLEKAVKKYEEGIANTRFCLDILDKTEQKITQLTLDVDGNPDVSDFKEEQ, from the coding sequence ATGGCAAAAAAGACCTTTGAATCGGCACTAAAACAGCTTGAAACCATTGTCAAAGAGATGGAATCCGGTGATTTGACATTGGAAAAGGCAGTTAAAAAATATGAAGAAGGTATCGCCAATACCCGTTTCTGCCTTGATATTTTAGATAAGACCGAACAGAAAATTACCCAACTGACCCTGGATGTTGACGGCAACCCCGATGTATCAGATTTTAAGGAAGAGCAATGA
- a CDS encoding TlyA family RNA methyltransferase, translating to MKNKMVRKRLDQALVEQGLIRSRERAKAMIMAGKVLVNGIKVDKPGTQVNHDARLEVKAPDHPYVSRGGLKLEKALQSFPVSVQDAVCLDIGASTGGFTDCLLKFGAKKVFAVDVGYGQLDWSLRQDGRVVVIERTNIRHLPYETIGQSMDAVVADTSFISLKTVIPSAEKFMHEGTNILALIKPQFEAGKENVGKGGIVKDPEIRNQVKQDIMLFFQNRGYKVNGTVTSPVLGAKGNEEYVISLVYGKK from the coding sequence GTGAAAAATAAAATGGTCAGAAAACGCCTGGACCAGGCCTTAGTTGAACAGGGCCTGATACGCTCAAGGGAACGGGCCAAGGCCATGATCATGGCCGGAAAGGTTCTGGTCAACGGTATCAAGGTAGATAAGCCGGGCACCCAGGTGAATCACGATGCCCGGCTTGAGGTCAAAGCCCCGGATCACCCATATGTCAGCCGGGGCGGGCTTAAACTTGAAAAAGCACTTCAAAGTTTTCCCGTATCTGTTCAGGATGCGGTCTGTCTTGATATTGGTGCCTCCACAGGCGGATTCACCGACTGCCTGCTCAAATTCGGGGCCAAAAAAGTATTTGCCGTGGATGTGGGCTATGGGCAGCTTGACTGGTCCCTTCGACAAGACGGCCGGGTGGTGGTTATAGAACGCACCAATATCCGCCACCTTCCCTATGAGACAATCGGTCAATCCATGGATGCGGTGGTGGCGGACACCTCTTTTATCTCTCTAAAAACGGTTATTCCATCGGCAGAAAAATTCATGCACGAAGGTACGAATATCCTGGCCCTGATCAAACCCCAATTTGAGGCAGGAAAGGAAAATGTCGGCAAAGGCGGCATCGTAAAGGATCCTGAAATCAGAAACCAGGTCAAGCAGGATATTATGCTTTTTTTCCAGAACAGGGGATACAAGGTGAACGGTACCGTGACCTCACCGGTTTTAGGCGCAAAAGGCAATGAGGAATACGTAATTTCATTGGTTTACGGAAAAAAATAA
- a CDS encoding EAL domain-containing protein, which translates to MIEKIDFQRLDLMPYEQAISSIIGQDSGFGIIRIEDETPYLIWESCRSSLLQNLIADIRQLDSAPVKPDLNEPTTRLKNHCPPSHDLLIEALELDFWDTQFFFCGLTPAKRASKVDLNTVSRFFPHIAKCLEVYINLHLENDQMALELGRHYEELNLIYQTEDHSKEMAGTTETLNRVVEDMSAFMDVDAAFLIIPDMKKWIFHATQGTGIVENETGIKEMARSGFKEIKQDMKTIVLNLEELKTRKYLKMKEPFLMILSPIQNSDKEPIGALGCVRKPDAPNFKTGDRKLVDALSQRAGKIVLMDLDPMTGLNTRNNYENNLKEVLNRPARKNDHAVACLINIDQFRLINDAYGVNVADEILKQVSQLLKSHVRNRDCISRLEGDKFALILRGMRSVHDGWNILERIRSDIAEKNFQVGNSIIHITVRIGFVILADPVNHVAQVNATVDIAAEEAKEKGGNCIKLYEEGGCRLQEKMDQARYATQIEALMEQGRFVLFSQPIVPLHGDRMYYEILIRLLDDDQKILPPFRFLPAAEAYNKMPFIDRWVIENTCKCLEENASMLKDLDISWGINLSGQSLQDETFINFFLVFLSNLSIPSSWVHFEITETTAIRNFSKVIEVIEQIKHMGFEISLDDFGTGYSSFEYLQQLPVSHLKIDGSFIKDLETNQFNQVAVKSIADIAKFLEIKTIAEFVENQNILDFLKKLKVNYAQGYHTGRPMALADTLKQLEKQPE; encoded by the coding sequence ATGATTGAAAAAATTGATTTTCAACGGCTCGATTTAATGCCCTATGAACAGGCGATCTCGTCAATTATAGGGCAAGATTCCGGTTTTGGTATTATCCGTATTGAAGACGAAACGCCATATCTGATTTGGGAATCCTGCCGGTCATCTTTGCTGCAGAACCTGATTGCCGATATTCGTCAACTCGATAGTGCTCCGGTAAAACCGGATCTGAATGAACCCACCACCCGGTTAAAAAATCACTGCCCCCCATCCCATGACCTGTTGATTGAAGCGCTGGAACTGGATTTTTGGGACACTCAATTTTTTTTTTGCGGCCTAACGCCGGCCAAGAGAGCATCCAAGGTTGATCTGAATACGGTTTCCCGTTTTTTCCCCCATATTGCCAAGTGTCTGGAAGTTTATATCAATCTGCACCTCGAAAATGACCAGATGGCTCTTGAACTTGGCCGTCACTATGAAGAGCTCAACCTGATCTACCAGACCGAGGACCATTCAAAGGAGATGGCCGGCACTACGGAAACCCTGAACCGTGTTGTGGAAGACATGTCGGCTTTCATGGATGTGGATGCGGCATTTCTCATCATCCCTGACATGAAAAAATGGATTTTTCATGCAACCCAGGGAACCGGGATTGTTGAAAATGAAACCGGGATTAAGGAGATGGCAAGAAGCGGATTCAAAGAGATAAAACAGGACATGAAAACCATTGTCTTGAATTTGGAAGAATTGAAGACCCGCAAGTACCTGAAAATGAAAGAGCCGTTCTTAATGATATTATCTCCGATTCAAAATTCGGACAAAGAGCCGATCGGTGCATTGGGCTGTGTCCGGAAACCGGACGCGCCCAATTTTAAAACGGGTGACCGCAAACTTGTGGATGCACTAAGCCAGCGCGCCGGCAAAATTGTCCTCATGGATCTGGATCCCATGACAGGGCTGAATACCCGCAACAACTATGAGAATAATCTCAAAGAGGTTCTGAACCGGCCGGCCCGAAAGAATGACCATGCAGTTGCATGCCTCATCAATATCGACCAATTCCGCCTCATCAATGATGCATACGGCGTTAACGTTGCCGATGAGATTTTAAAGCAGGTTTCCCAGTTACTCAAATCCCACGTCAGAAACCGGGACTGCATTTCACGGCTGGAAGGCGACAAGTTCGCCCTGATCCTCAGGGGAATGCGGTCCGTGCACGACGGCTGGAATATTCTTGAACGAATCCGAAGCGATATTGCCGAAAAAAATTTTCAAGTGGGCAACAGCATCATCCATATCACTGTCCGGATAGGATTTGTTATCCTTGCCGATCCCGTTAATCATGTTGCACAAGTCAATGCCACGGTGGATATTGCAGCGGAAGAAGCAAAGGAAAAAGGCGGCAACTGCATTAAACTTTATGAAGAAGGCGGATGCCGTCTCCAGGAAAAAATGGACCAGGCCCGGTATGCCACCCAGATTGAAGCGCTCATGGAACAAGGCAGGTTTGTATTGTTTTCACAGCCCATTGTCCCTCTGCATGGTGACAGGATGTATTATGAAATCCTGATCCGCCTGCTGGACGACGATCAGAAAATTCTGCCACCCTTCAGGTTTCTTCCAGCGGCTGAAGCCTATAACAAAATGCCCTTTATTGACCGGTGGGTCATCGAAAACACGTGTAAGTGTCTTGAAGAAAACGCATCCATGTTAAAGGATCTTGATATATCATGGGGCATCAACCTGTCGGGACAGTCACTCCAGGATGAGACATTTATTAATTTTTTTCTGGTTTTTTTATCCAACTTGTCCATCCCCTCCTCCTGGGTCCATTTTGAAATCACAGAAACCACTGCCATCCGAAATTTCTCAAAGGTAATAGAAGTTATCGAACAGATTAAGCATATGGGGTTTGAAATCTCCTTGGATGATTTTGGCACCGGTTACAGTTCTTTTGAGTACCTGCAGCAGTTGCCGGTTTCCCATCTGAAAATTGACGGCTCGTTCATTAAGGATCTGGAAACCAACCAATTCAACCAGGTGGCGGTCAAGTCCATTGCGGATATTGCAAAATTTCTGGAAATCAAAACCATTGCCGAATTTGTTGAAAACCAGAACATCCTCGATTTTTTAAAAAAACTTAAGGTGAACTACGCCCAGGGCTACCATACCGGCAGACCCATGGCTCTGGCCGATACGTTAAAGCAACTCGAAAAACAGCCGGAATAA
- the dxs gene encoding 1-deoxy-D-xylulose-5-phosphate synthase, producing the protein MKYLDQINGPEDLKRIPRNELGAVARELRSRIIDVVSKNGGHLASSLGVVELTIALHYVFDLPKDTLIWDVGHQSYAHKLLTGRHKNFDTLRKYKGLSGFVKIKESPYDSLTVGHASTSISAGLGMSYAKKLKQDNSNVVSIIGDGSMTAGLAYEGLNHSGDLQQKYIVILNDNDMSISANVGALSSYLSRTFSHKALQNMRNQFGQFLKSVPKIGDDMYGWAKRWEESFKTFVTPGMLFEAFNFDYFGPIDGHNLDHLIDILSNIKDPDSPVLLHVTTKKGKGYKPAEDNPVYFHGVGKFSVDTGKCPITSAGAPPSYTSVFGKCMIELAQQNKCIVAVTAAMPEGTGLGPFAEQFPDRFIDVGIAEQHAVTFAAGLAAKGAKPVVAIYSTFLQRGYDQILHDVCIDGHPVIFALDRGGIVGEDGPTHHGLFDFSYLRSIPNITVMAPMDENELVRMMHTAVAHQGPIALRYPRGAGQGVDVDYNAKPIDIGKAKVLRTGDDLLIIGIGRCVNEAMDAAEQLSLQGIESTVVNARFVKPLDADLILELAGKVKKVVTIEEHVLAGGFGSAVLELICDNGLSGCVVSRVGIKDQFVEHGSQKELRKDYGIDAQAVVSAGLKLCSEK; encoded by the coding sequence TTGAAATATCTTGACCAAATAAACGGCCCCGAGGATCTAAAACGGATCCCAAGAAACGAACTCGGTGCTGTTGCCCGGGAGCTCCGGAGCAGAATTATTGATGTGGTATCAAAAAACGGCGGGCATCTGGCATCAAGTCTGGGCGTTGTTGAACTCACCATTGCCCTGCATTACGTATTTGATCTGCCCAAGGATACCCTGATCTGGGATGTGGGCCATCAATCCTACGCGCACAAACTGTTGACCGGGCGTCACAAAAACTTTGACACCCTTCGAAAATACAAAGGCCTTTCGGGATTTGTTAAAATCAAGGAAAGTCCTTACGATTCGCTGACCGTGGGACACGCATCCACGTCAATTTCCGCAGGTCTCGGCATGAGTTATGCCAAGAAGCTCAAGCAGGACAACTCCAATGTAGTCTCCATCATCGGCGACGGTTCGATGACCGCAGGGCTCGCCTATGAAGGCCTGAACCATTCTGGAGATCTCCAGCAGAAATACATCGTTATATTAAACGATAACGACATGTCCATATCCGCCAATGTCGGTGCGTTGTCTTCTTATCTGTCCCGGACCTTTTCACACAAGGCCCTGCAGAATATGCGAAACCAGTTTGGCCAGTTTCTAAAATCCGTTCCAAAAATCGGCGATGACATGTATGGATGGGCCAAAAGGTGGGAGGAGTCGTTTAAGACCTTTGTAACCCCGGGCATGCTGTTTGAGGCCTTTAATTTCGATTATTTCGGTCCCATTGACGGGCATAATCTGGATCATCTCATTGATATTTTATCTAATATTAAAGATCCGGATTCCCCAGTGCTGCTGCATGTGACCACCAAAAAGGGCAAAGGGTATAAACCTGCCGAAGACAATCCGGTATATTTTCACGGTGTGGGTAAATTTTCCGTGGATACCGGGAAATGCCCGATTACGTCAGCAGGCGCCCCTCCCTCTTATACATCGGTGTTCGGGAAGTGCATGATTGAGCTTGCACAACAAAACAAATGCATTGTGGCGGTGACGGCAGCCATGCCCGAAGGTACGGGATTAGGTCCGTTTGCCGAACAGTTTCCCGACCGGTTTATTGATGTGGGTATTGCCGAACAGCATGCCGTGACCTTTGCCGCAGGACTTGCCGCCAAAGGTGCAAAGCCTGTGGTGGCCATCTATTCAACCTTTTTGCAGCGCGGCTATGACCAGATTCTTCATGATGTCTGCATTGACGGTCATCCTGTAATTTTTGCCCTGGACCGTGGCGGCATTGTGGGTGAAGACGGTCCCACCCACCACGGGTTGTTTGATTTTTCCTATCTTCGGTCCATACCCAATATCACTGTTATGGCCCCCATGGATGAAAACGAACTAGTGCGTATGATGCATACCGCCGTGGCCCACCAAGGCCCCATTGCCCTGCGTTATCCCAGGGGGGCGGGCCAGGGGGTTGACGTTGATTACAATGCCAAGCCCATTGACATCGGAAAAGCAAAAGTGCTTCGCACAGGCGACGATCTGCTGATCATCGGCATCGGCCGCTGCGTTAATGAGGCCATGGATGCTGCAGAACAATTATCCCTACAGGGCATTGAAAGCACCGTAGTCAATGCACGGTTTGTAAAGCCTTTGGATGCAGATCTGATTCTTGAGCTTGCCGGAAAGGTCAAAAAAGTGGTGACCATAGAAGAACATGTGCTGGCAGGTGGTTTTGGCTCCGCCGTTCTTGAACTGATCTGCGACAACGGCCTTTCAGGGTGTGTGGTCAGCCGGGTAGGCATTAAAGATCAATTTGTTGAACACGGCAGCCAGAAGGAGCTTCGAAAGGATTACGGCATTGATGCCCAGGCCGTTGTGTCAGCAGGATTGAAGTTGTGCAGTGAAAAATAA
- the fusA gene encoding elongation factor G, translating into MSEEIKSMRNVAFAGHGGAGKTTLAEAMLFKAGVTNRLGKVEEGNTVMDFQPEETKKQQSINTSFIKYTHDKHVVTLMDTPGDQNFFSAAKTCFPVADSMAFVIDGVGGPSAMTEEAAASALEYNLPGFVIINKLDRERSDFSTAVAACDTSLKKKVIPVCYPIGTEDGFKGLVNIVSGEAFEYDADGKATRIDVPADMADEIAADKEEFVENIAELDDDLLEKYLEGEELTEEEIKGAFRKGVLDAQFYPAICTSAAKMIGVDVVFDFINDYMPSPIDRGAWIAKDADGNDVEVAPDPDAEFTGFVFATIVDPYAGRLSLFRVISGTLGKEGNILNVTKDTKERFSQLLEIAGKEQKQITGALPGSIVAVAKLKSTLTGDTLTGGKNIQIPAPAPLPPCISFAISPKSKSDEDKIHEAVRKILEEDTGLTLRREEETRQTILSGRGLVHIEVTAEKIQRKFNVGMDIATPKVAFRETFKKKVRVQGKHKKQSGGHGQYGDCWIELEPLPKGSGYEFVDKIVGGVIPKNYIPAVEAGIREAMQKGILAGFPCVDFRTTLDFGSYHAVDSSEMAFKTAGSLAFKNAAAEAKAVLLEPIMKVSVKAPDDATGDIMGDMNSRRGRVLGMDSEGDKQIINALVPMSEMLRYAPDLGSMTGGRGTFTMEFEQYDEVPPDLAKKIIDQVTAEKEG; encoded by the coding sequence ATGAGCGAAGAAATCAAATCCATGAGGAATGTGGCTTTTGCGGGCCATGGAGGTGCGGGCAAGACAACTCTTGCTGAGGCTATGCTTTTCAAGGCCGGGGTAACCAATCGCCTTGGCAAGGTTGAAGAGGGAAATACCGTAATGGATTTCCAGCCCGAAGAAACAAAGAAGCAGCAAAGTATTAATACATCATTTATCAAATATACGCATGACAAGCATGTCGTTACTTTGATGGATACCCCCGGGGACCAAAATTTCTTTTCTGCTGCCAAAACATGTTTTCCTGTAGCCGACAGTATGGCTTTTGTCATTGATGGTGTTGGCGGACCTTCTGCCATGACCGAGGAAGCAGCAGCTTCTGCCCTGGAATATAACCTGCCCGGTTTTGTTATCATCAACAAACTTGACCGTGAACGTTCTGATTTCAGCACTGCGGTTGCCGCGTGCGATACGTCTCTTAAAAAGAAAGTCATTCCCGTATGTTATCCCATTGGAACAGAGGACGGGTTTAAAGGCCTTGTAAATATCGTTTCCGGCGAAGCCTTTGAGTATGACGCCGACGGCAAGGCCACAAGAATAGATGTCCCGGCGGATATGGCAGATGAAATTGCCGCTGACAAGGAAGAATTCGTTGAAAATATCGCAGAGCTTGATGATGATCTGCTTGAAAAATATCTGGAAGGCGAAGAACTGACTGAAGAAGAGATTAAAGGCGCTTTCAGAAAAGGCGTTCTTGATGCTCAATTTTATCCGGCGATCTGCACATCCGCCGCAAAGATGATCGGCGTTGATGTGGTATTTGATTTTATCAATGACTATATGCCTTCACCCATTGACCGCGGTGCTTGGATTGCCAAAGATGCCGATGGAAACGATGTGGAAGTGGCGCCTGATCCCGATGCTGAATTTACAGGTTTTGTATTTGCCACCATCGTTGACCCCTATGCAGGCCGGCTGTCTCTTTTCCGGGTCATCTCCGGAACACTTGGCAAGGAGGGCAATATCCTCAATGTGACCAAAGACACCAAGGAACGCTTTTCACAGCTTCTTGAAATTGCCGGCAAAGAACAAAAACAGATTACAGGCGCACTGCCCGGGTCCATTGTGGCCGTTGCAAAACTGAAAAGCACCCTGACAGGGGATACCCTGACCGGCGGCAAAAACATTCAGATTCCGGCACCGGCACCCTTACCCCCGTGCATCTCCTTTGCCATTTCACCCAAGTCCAAAAGCGACGAAGATAAAATTCATGAAGCCGTGCGTAAAATCCTTGAAGAAGATACCGGCCTGACCCTGCGTCGCGAGGAAGAGACCCGTCAGACCATTCTGTCCGGGCGCGGCCTGGTTCATATCGAAGTTACGGCGGAAAAAATCCAGCGTAAATTCAATGTGGGCATGGACATTGCCACACCCAAGGTTGCCTTTCGTGAAACCTTTAAGAAAAAAGTCCGGGTCCAGGGCAAGCATAAAAAACAGTCTGGCGGCCATGGACAGTATGGTGACTGCTGGATCGAACTTGAACCCCTACCCAAAGGCTCCGGTTATGAATTCGTGGATAAGATTGTGGGCGGCGTGATTCCCAAAAACTACATCCCTGCGGTTGAGGCGGGTATCCGGGAAGCCATGCAGAAAGGTATTCTGGCAGGATTCCCTTGTGTGGATTTCCGTACCACCCTGGATTTTGGTTCCTACCATGCTGTTGACTCGTCTGAAATGGCATTTAAAACGGCTGGATCCCTGGCATTTAAAAATGCGGCAGCCGAGGCCAAAGCTGTTTTACTTGAACCCATTATGAAGGTATCGGTCAAGGCGCCTGATGATGCCACAGGCGATATCATGGGTGATATGAACTCCAGACGCGGCCGGGTGCTCGGCATGGATTCCGAAGGAGACAAACAGATTATCAACGCACTGGTTCCCATGTCTGAGATGCTTCGGTATGCACCGGATTTAGGCTCCATGACCGGTGGCCGCGGAACCTTCACCATGGAGTTTGAGCAGTACGATGAAGTACCGCCGGATCTGGCCAAAAAGATTATTGACCAGGTCACTGCTGAAAAAGAAGGTTAA